A section of the Subtercola frigoramans genome encodes:
- a CDS encoding MFS transporter gives MSTYSSLLKTRGVGRIMAAQLVARFPFGMLSLAFLLHIEHVHNSYGSAGLVLAALSIGQAIAGPLTSRLMGRWGMRPVISGTIAVCAVAITSIALIPMTIPVTMVVALVAGLTMPPIQPAVRTIYPKMVNSRQLTPLFSLDASAQEIIWVVGPVITTFAATQISTVAGILLAVAFLVGGGAWFLASPELGRVRIPRSRRRIGAVLAKPSVLLATVVGFLLVAACASIEAGVVSTFGHDGPQAGIVLAVFAIGSLVGGLALGHVPIGPWALARRMFIVFAGTAVAAFSLNIWWLSIFLFLAGVGIAPALAVMFSIVSSSVRFSETAEAYGWVGTGQLIGAALGSAVAGFLIDSQGPTGAFIAAAALALAGFAVPLLGKRWHPDLRGKDASPIPDTEPIETVTS, from the coding sequence GTGAGCACTTATTCGAGCCTTCTGAAAACCCGCGGCGTGGGGCGCATCATGGCCGCCCAGCTCGTCGCCCGGTTTCCGTTCGGCATGCTCTCGCTCGCCTTCCTGCTGCACATCGAGCACGTTCACAACTCCTACGGCTCGGCCGGGCTGGTGCTCGCCGCGCTATCGATCGGCCAGGCCATCGCCGGGCCTCTCACCAGCAGGCTGATGGGCCGCTGGGGAATGCGGCCGGTGATCTCGGGCACGATCGCGGTCTGCGCCGTGGCGATCACCTCGATCGCCCTCATTCCGATGACGATCCCGGTCACCATGGTCGTCGCACTGGTCGCCGGCCTGACCATGCCGCCGATCCAGCCGGCCGTTCGCACCATCTATCCCAAGATGGTCAACTCGCGCCAGCTCACCCCGCTCTTCTCGCTCGATGCCTCCGCCCAGGAGATCATCTGGGTCGTGGGCCCGGTGATCACGACGTTCGCCGCGACGCAGATCAGCACGGTCGCAGGCATCCTTCTCGCCGTGGCGTTCCTCGTCGGCGGGGGTGCCTGGTTCCTCGCGAGCCCCGAGCTCGGGCGAGTACGCATCCCGCGCAGTCGGCGCCGAATCGGCGCCGTGCTGGCGAAACCCTCCGTGCTGCTCGCAACAGTCGTGGGGTTCCTGCTCGTCGCCGCGTGCGCCTCCATCGAGGCTGGCGTCGTGTCGACCTTCGGCCACGACGGCCCGCAGGCCGGCATCGTTCTCGCCGTCTTCGCCATCGGCTCGCTCGTGGGCGGGCTCGCGCTCGGTCACGTTCCGATCGGCCCGTGGGCGCTCGCCCGGCGCATGTTCATCGTCTTCGCAGGAACGGCTGTTGCTGCGTTCTCGCTGAACATCTGGTGGCTCTCGATCTTTCTCTTCCTCGCCGGAGTGGGCATCGCGCCGGCCCTCGCAGTGATGTTCTCGATCGTCTCCTCGAGCGTGCGCTTCAGTGAAACCGCCGAGGCCTACGGCTGGGTCGGCACCGGCCAGCTCATCGGTGCGGCGCTCGGTTCGGCCGTCGCGGGGTTCCTCATCGACTCACAGGGGCCGACAGGGGCGTTCATCGCCGCCGCCGCCCTCGCGCTGGCCGGCTTCGCCGTTCCCCTTCTGGGTAAACGCTGGCACCCCGACCTCCGGGGCAAGGACGCGAGCCCGATCCCCGACACCGAGCCGATCGAGACGGTCACCAGCTGA